A DNA window from Sphingomonas profundi contains the following coding sequences:
- a CDS encoding ABC transporter ATP-binding protein, with protein MPVRFGLTALMFAAVNVALIAQQALVGRAVHEAGAGILVSRTADGGLDYGRAWFWVALLLGLSTARAVVQYGAGLLSLTIGQELLTVLRRRILVQIPRLDLAYHWRHGVGEMVTRMTRDADKVRDALINFWRQMFETGLIVIASVGLLCWYAPWLGLAPLILMLAGIALLTAQADALVALDRKVGGAYDAVTQDLSEGVNGVRVIKAFALQAARIARFEAHIETFRCEARAALRHAARTVPVPQTIIALGHVWVLGYGAWLVGAGRLNVGQFVAALLVANTLVLRIEGIGRLLQIVADARSSAARIWEVLDTAPEIVGGDMAVPQGALGLRFEHVWVGAPGGGAPVLRDTSFTIHPGEIVALVGATGSGKSILTGLIPRLVEAERGAVLIGSDEHGWRDVRQLKEGALRRRVHVLPQESFLFSDTLAANLRLAAPDASHAELVRALELAAADELLERLDEGLDTRVGDRGATLSGGQRQRLCLARALLADADILALDDATSALDAATEARAIHNIRGLRARRSKPVTMLIVSSRLSTVLAADRVLLLADGRIAAQGTHAELEAGSPAYRSLMGL; from the coding sequence ATGCCCGTCCGCTTCGGGCTGACGGCGCTGATGTTCGCGGCCGTGAACGTGGCGCTCATCGCGCAGCAGGCGCTGGTCGGCCGCGCCGTGCACGAGGCGGGCGCCGGCATCCTCGTGTCGCGCACGGCCGACGGCGGCCTCGATTACGGGCGCGCCTGGTTCTGGGTCGCGCTGCTGCTCGGCCTCTCCACCGCCCGTGCCGTCGTGCAATATGGCGCCGGCCTGCTCTCGCTGACGATCGGGCAGGAACTGCTGACGGTGCTGCGCCGGCGCATCCTCGTGCAGATCCCGCGGCTCGATCTCGCCTACCATTGGCGGCACGGCGTCGGCGAGATGGTGACGCGAATGACCCGCGACGCCGACAAGGTGCGCGATGCGCTCATCAACTTCTGGCGCCAGATGTTCGAGACCGGGCTGATCGTGATCGCCTCGGTAGGCCTGCTTTGCTGGTACGCGCCGTGGCTCGGGCTGGCGCCGCTCATACTGATGCTCGCCGGCATCGCCCTGCTCACCGCGCAGGCGGACGCGCTCGTCGCGCTCGATCGCAAGGTGGGCGGTGCGTACGACGCCGTGACGCAGGATCTGTCCGAAGGCGTGAACGGCGTGCGCGTCATCAAGGCCTTCGCGTTGCAGGCGGCGCGCATCGCCCGCTTCGAAGCGCATATCGAGACCTTCCGGTGCGAGGCGCGTGCCGCCCTGCGCCATGCCGCGCGCACCGTGCCGGTGCCGCAGACGATCATCGCGCTCGGCCATGTCTGGGTACTCGGCTACGGCGCCTGGCTCGTCGGCGCGGGGCGGCTGAACGTCGGCCAGTTCGTGGCGGCGCTGCTCGTCGCGAACACGCTGGTGCTTCGTATCGAGGGCATCGGCCGGCTCCTCCAGATCGTGGCGGACGCCCGCTCGTCGGCGGCGCGCATCTGGGAGGTGCTGGACACCGCGCCGGAAATCGTCGGCGGCGACATGGCGGTGCCGCAAGGCGCGCTCGGCCTGCGCTTCGAACATGTCTGGGTGGGCGCACCGGGCGGCGGAGCACCCGTGCTGCGCGACACGTCCTTCACGATCCACCCCGGCGAGATCGTGGCGCTCGTCGGCGCGACCGGATCGGGCAAGAGCATTCTGACCGGCCTCATCCCCCGTCTCGTCGAGGCGGAGCGTGGCGCGGTGCTGATCGGCTCCGACGAACATGGCTGGCGCGATGTCCGCCAACTGAAGGAGGGCGCGCTCCGCCGGCGCGTTCACGTCCTCCCGCAGGAGAGCTTCCTGTTCTCGGACACACTGGCCGCCAACCTGCGGCTTGCGGCACCCGATGCGAGCCACGCCGAACTGGTCCGCGCGCTGGAACTGGCCGCGGCGGACGAGCTGCTCGAACGGCTCGACGAGGGGCTGGACACGCGCGTCGGCGATCGCGGGGCCACCTTGTCGGGCGGCCAGCGCCAGCGCCTGTGCCTCGCCCGCGCGCTGCTCGCCGACGCGGACATCCTCGCGCTCGACGATGCGACAAGCGCGCTGGATGCCGCGACCGAGGCACGCGCGATCCACAACATCCGTGGCTTGCGGGCACGACGGAGCAAGCCGGTCACGATGCTGATCGTCTCCAGCCGCCTGTCGACCGTGCTTGCCGCCGATCGCGTGCTGCTGCTCGCCGACGGCCGGATCGCGGCGCAGGGCACGCATGCCGAGCTGGAGGCGGGCAGCCCCGCCTACCGCTCGCTGATGGGTCTCTGA
- a CDS encoding ABC transporter substrate-binding protein, which produces MAETLDTLWYTRCPVPTGLGIAIQNGWLEEAFRARGIKLGSILESNDFKTRESHFSHTVRNSVRHGGNIPAISAKALGRDTRVIGLSWADETQLILASPESGIRTVADLKGRRFGLPKWRNVEIDFSRAQAIRGLENALSLEGLSVGDVEIVDQDIDVHYSDEAARNVNGTLARGTTSRARANNLELIALLRGEVDAIFLKGVHGAQAANQFGLTTVIDTGIHPDPLIRANNGTPRTLAVDGNLLDNHFDAAVTIVEQVLRVEAWAQDNPSDVRRFLARETNSSEYWVSIAYGQDAQTRLKTDLSEQNVTGIQDFTDFLARWKFIPDTFDVRSWIDVRPLEAARSARLAG; this is translated from the coding sequence ATGGCCGAGACACTCGATACGCTCTGGTACACGCGCTGCCCGGTGCCGACCGGCCTTGGCATCGCCATTCAGAATGGCTGGCTGGAGGAGGCGTTTCGCGCGCGGGGCATCAAGCTCGGCTCGATCCTCGAATCGAACGACTTCAAGACGCGGGAATCGCACTTCAGCCACACAGTCCGCAACTCCGTGCGGCACGGCGGCAACATTCCGGCGATCAGCGCGAAGGCGCTCGGCCGCGACACCCGCGTGATCGGCCTGTCCTGGGCGGACGAGACCCAGCTCATCCTCGCGAGCCCGGAGTCCGGCATCAGGACGGTCGCAGATCTGAAGGGCCGCCGTTTCGGCCTGCCGAAGTGGCGCAACGTGGAGATCGACTTCTCGCGCGCGCAGGCGATCCGGGGGCTGGAGAACGCCCTGAGCCTCGAAGGCCTGTCGGTCGGCGATGTCGAGATCGTGGATCAGGATATCGACGTCCATTACAGCGACGAGGCGGCGCGGAACGTCAACGGCACGCTGGCGCGGGGCACCACGAGCCGCGCGCGCGCCAACAATCTCGAGCTCATCGCCCTCCTGCGCGGCGAGGTGGATGCCATCTTCCTGAAGGGCGTGCACGGCGCGCAGGCCGCCAACCAGTTCGGCCTGACCACCGTGATCGACACCGGCATCCATCCCGATCCGCTGATCCGCGCCAACAACGGCACGCCGCGCACGCTGGCGGTGGACGGCAACCTGCTCGACAATCACTTCGACGCAGCCGTGACGATCGTCGAGCAGGTGCTGCGGGTGGAGGCCTGGGCGCAGGACAACCCCTCCGACGTTCGCCGCTTCCTCGCGCGCGAGACCAACTCCAGCGAATATTGGGTGAGCATCGCCTACGGGCAGGACGCGCAGACCCGGCTGAAGACGGACCTGTCCGAGCAGAACGTGACCGGCATCCAGGACTTCACGGACTTCCTGGCGCGGTGGAAGTTCATCCCCGACACGTTCGACGTGCGCAGCTGGATCGACGTGCGACCGCTCGAAGCCGCGCGCTCTGCCCGACTTGCGGGCTGA